The genomic stretch TTTGGAAGTGGAATGTGACTTGTTGATCTATAAAGCTGTTAGATTAAAAATAATtgctaaagaaaaaaaaattggaagTTTTGTTCTAAAGAGAATGCATGTTCCTAATGAAAATATAGGAGATGATGGTTGGAAAAATAGAATTAAAAGAGATTCTTGTGTAATTAATTGAGTTGGAACCTTCAAAAGAATGTTTAACACGTATTAATCAATTAAATCGAAGAAAAATAACAATTTGAAGTGGGTGCGAAAGCCTAATTGTTGATATTAAAATGTtaaaatacttattttatttttgacaaCATGAAAATAGTTTAGAAGGTATTAATGGAATATCGGGtagcattttaaaaaatattattaaatgctAGGGGGCATCTTGAAAATTGTTCTTGATTTTGCTTGCTGGCTCTTCCTTTGTGCAGAACAAATTAAATTCCAGCTTAAGAATCTGTTCTCCCTCCAAGATCGTTCCTTTTCCACTTCTCGATCCTAATCAGGGTGGAAAAGGGCTCACGACATCACCAAAATCCCATCTTGCTGCTGTTCTTAGATCGTCCCGGGCCGGGCTCGTCGGAGAAACTGCCTCCTCGGCGATGGTGAAGGGAGCGGTCGCGACGGCGGTGACTTGTGCGGCGGCGGCGTGCGCGGTGACGGCCCTCGTCGCGGGGCAGCGGGCGCAGAGCTCCGTCCTCTGGTCTCACGTCGAAGCCGTGGTGAGAGAGCTCGAGGAGAGCTGCGCCACGCCCATCAAGAAACTGCGGCAGGTGGCGGACGCGATGGCGGTGGAGATGCACGCCGGACTCGCCTCCGAGGGCGGCACCAAGCTGAAGATGCTGATCAGCTACGTCGACAACCTTCCCACCGGGTAACCTCCCGCTCGCCCGTCTCTTCCTTTCCCAAATCCACAAAAAGTTGCCCATTTTTGCCATTTGTGAACTGTCGTTTTCCTTTCTCTGAAGAATTACGCTATCATTTTCCCATTCAGACTTGAACGAGCTCGATAAGTAAAAAAATAAGCTTAACACAAGATACAAAACTCCTGGAATCTTACTCTTGCAGGGATGAGACAGGACTGTTCTATGCATTGGACCTTGGCGGAACCAACTTCCGGGTCCTGCGAGTGCAACTCGGAGGGAAGGAGGGCCGAGTTGTCAAGCAAGAATTCGAGGAGGTTTCAATTCCTCCACAACTCATGACTGGAGGCTCAGAcgtaactgaaatgcttaaaaagTTGTATTCTTTTTCTCCTTCAATTTGTAGAACATCTAAATTCCTCTGCTCCATGTTTCTAGGAACTGTTTGATTTTATCGCTTCGGCTTTAGCGCGGTTCGTCGCTTCTGAAGGCGAAGACTATCACCTTCCTGTCGGTAGACAGAGGGAGCTCGGCTTCACCTTTTCTTTTCCGGTGAGGCAAATCTCCATAGGATCAGGCACTCTTGTTAAATGGACAAAAGGTTTCAATATCGATGCCACGGTAATCTAAACCTCCATCTACCTCTCCGAAGCAATCGTGCATATCGATGAGGTTGAGTTGATGGCCTTGTCGATGTTGCAGGTAGGGGAAGATGTGGTGGCTGAATTGGCCAGGGCCATGGAGAGACAAGGCCTTAATATGCGAGTGTCGGCTTTGGTGAGTTCTTTGCTCTTGGTTAGCAATTCCTTGTGTGATGAACTCGACGAGTAGTTCTTTCGGTGTAGGTTAACGATACGATCGGAACGTTGGCCGGAGGGAGATACCATGATGAAGATGTAGTTGCCGCAGTGATATTGGGCACCGGCACGAATGCAGCTTACGTAGAGCGAGCCGAGGCGATTCCTAAATGGCGTGGACTCTTGCCCAAATCAGGAGACATGGTGAGAAATTAAACATACGAAAACATCGAGCACACACTTGAATTGTTTGTTTATTaacctgttttttttttctgatcaTCTAGGTTATCAATATGGAGTGGGGAAATTTTAGCTCAGCTCATCTACCTGTAACAGAATATGATCGAGCATTGGACGATGAGAGCTTGAACCCCGGTGAACAGGTGAGACTCGCCGACATGGCCTGACTTATTTCGATCGTAAAATTCGAGCTTCACGACGTCCGGCAATGGCAGATTTACGAGAAGTTGATCTCCGGAATGTACTTGGGAGAGATAGTACGAAGAATTCTCCTGAGATTGGCCAAGGAAGCTGCCCTTTTCGGAGAGACTGTGCCTGAAAAACTACTAGTTCCATTCGTACTGAGGTATATGTATGACTTTGCTTATGCAGATTTCTACAAATTTTGAATGAGATATTTGCAGGACTCCGGTGATGTCTGCCATGCATCATGATAGATCATCCGATCTTGATGTTGTTGGGACAAAACTGAAAGATGAATTGGGGGTACGATCATCATTGTTGCATAGATTTCGATATCCGCTTGATCACAAAATCCGTGTTTGCCTTTGAGTTCCAGATATCGAGCACTTCTCTCCGAGTCAGAAAAGTGGTGGTTCAGATATGTGAGGTCGTCGCGAGACGCAGCGGATGCTTAGCTGCCGCCGGGATCGTCGGCATCATGAAGAAAGTTGGCCGTGATGATGCAGGGGAGGAAGGGAGTCGCGTTCCGAGGACGGTTATTGCGATGGACGGTGGACTTTACGAGCATTACGCAATGGTCAGTGCGACGGTGCAGTGCACGGTGAAGGAGATGCTAGGAGAAGAGGCCACGGATTCGGTCGTCATCAAGATGGCGAACGATGGCTCTGGCGTCGGAGCGGCTCTCCTTGCTGCCTCGCACTCTCAGTACCTGGAGCTTGAGCAGTCCCAGTGAGGCCTCTGTGCCACTGGCCCTGTTTCATGGGAATTCGATTCTCTGTTTAAGATTGCTGTAAGCTATAATAATGGAGGAGGCCACGTATGGCCTTCCCAACTCacgcaaggaagaagagaggatgcTCATGTTGTTTATCATGCAACATGACTGCGCATTGAGTTTTAATTTTCCATTTAAGACAAGTCCGGGCTTTGCCCGACTAATCCTAAAGTTAGATCGTCTCTCTGATTCACCTATTGAATAAACTGAACCCTAAATTTATCTCACAAGTTAAGATGAGtattacaaataaattaaagaaatacaatAGATGACATTTGTTGAAATAGTTACTGATGCACGAGGTAGACATTAATTCGAACCCCAAACCTCAAGTCGATAGCAcctcatgcgctaaccactaCAAGACTCTATGTAAGATGTATTAACCCAACAATATTACTGCATACACCCAATTATAAATTCTCTTCGTTAGCTTACAACAAATACAAACTTGTAAGTTCTTTTTGTTAGTTCACAACTCTGTAATCAGATGAGTTCATCACAATGTCAGTAAACAACAAATGCAAACTCATGCATTCTCTTGTTATTCTCGCTGTTGGTTCACAACAAATTATCCTTGTTAATTCACAACAAATGCAAACTTCTAAATTTCTCTGTAGTTGATGACTATATTAAACTAAGTAATCATGATTTTACTTTCTAACAAGTTAAACTCAAAAGCAAATGATACTGTTGCTGAACAAGGCATGAGGAATGGTGATAGTCCTTTTTCACAGGTAGAGAATGAACATTGATCCAAAGACAACAaagagaataaaaagaatcagttTCTGGATATACACATCAATGGATGGTTTCTTGGAACACATTCTAGCTGTTTCTTCTAACTCAAAAGTCAGATAAATTGGTTCAAGTTGGGGGTTTTCTGATTTTGTATCAAAAACAATATTCCATCATCTGATAGTCATTTGCAAACACAATCTCCAGCTGCAATGCAGTACATATATAACAGCACATAACACAGGAGTGTGGGCTACTAAATCGAACATATGATGCCACTTTTTCACAAACAGTTGatctttttaacttatcaaagcatAGATTACAAAGCTAGAGAAAACCATATTAGGAACCAAAACAATGAGGTACAATGTCGTTGTAACTAGACAGAAAGAATACAACTAAATGTGGTATAGACATCCTACCCTTAGGAACATCACAGTTAACCGAAAAGAACCATATAAATGTGCCAAACTTATACCTGGTCAATCATCTAGTTGCTGCATCATCACCATTGGTCTCGAATGGATCACAGAAGTAAATCATATGGTGCAGGTCAGGGACATAAGGGGTGCCCTTGAAATGTCAAAACCAGCGCATATCTTCTGCATAATAGTGGCAAGAATGCAGAAATCAAATTTATCTGAATGAGGAATATAGTTGGGACATCTTCGTTAAAAATCTAAACGGCTAGCAACAGTTACCTTCCAAAAACACAGTGAGAGGTTACAGCTTTTTAGGAAGGTTGTAAGTTTTCTTTAAGAACCTTGTGGCAGCCTCGTCGTTTCTGTGGCATAACACCCGTAAAACAGTATTGGCCTCTGTAGGGCTCCAGTTCCCTGTGGTTGGAGGCAGTGGATACCTTGATTTGAGTGAAGCGCCATTTGTCTCAGCGATCAAACGCTTGAATCGCTCAATGAGACTCTCAGTATCAGCATGGAACAGAGGCAGCACATTTTTCACTTGTGATGAAGCTTTTTCAACCAGTTCTTGAGGTAATCCATCCCCACCAGCCAGATACATCTCCTTCAGGGAGCCAAAATCTTCCTCGATTATCTGTGCATCTTGACGGGAGAACACACGCATTGGCCCACCGGCTAGGACAACCAGCAGAAATCCATCACAAGAGGATTTCATAAGTGCAGTTATGACACGGTTTCTTACCCTGTTGTGCACAGTACTGGATATAGTCTCCAGCACAGGATCAAGT from Zingiber officinale cultivar Zhangliang chromosome 5B, Zo_v1.1, whole genome shotgun sequence encodes the following:
- the LOC121986225 gene encoding hexokinase-2-like, with the translated sequence MVKGAVATAVTCAAAACAVTALVAGQRAQSSVLWSHVEAVVRELEESCATPIKKLRQVADAMAVEMHAGLASEGGTKLKMLISYVDNLPTGDETGLFYALDLGGTNFRVLRVQLGGKEGRVVKQEFEEVSIPPQLMTGGSDELFDFIASALARFVASEGEDYHLPVGRQRELGFTFSFPVRQISIGSGTLVKWTKGFNIDATVGEDVVAELARAMERQGLNMRVSALVNDTIGTLAGGRYHDEDVVAAVILGTGTNAAYVERAEAIPKWRGLLPKSGDMVINMEWGNFSSAHLPVTEYDRALDDESLNPGEQIYEKLISGMYLGEIVRRILLRLAKEAALFGETVPEKLLVPFVLRTPVMSAMHHDRSSDLDVVGTKLKDELGISSTSLRVRKVVVQICEVVARRSGCLAAAGIVGIMKKVGRDDAGEEGSRVPRTVIAMDGGLYEHYAMVSATVQCTVKEMLGEEATDSVVIKMANDGSGVGAALLAASHSQYLELEQSQ